A window of the Lactuca sativa cultivar Salinas chromosome 7, Lsat_Salinas_v11, whole genome shotgun sequence genome harbors these coding sequences:
- the LOC111907120 gene encoding ribosome biogenesis protein BRX1 homolog 2 gives MGKKRKHTEVEVPAAKKDETAPERPKRTLLGWKDKPENTQGSTTTTGFRNREKVLVTCSRRINYRYRHLMLNLVSILPHCKKDNKVESKATKGATLNELVELKSCSSCLFFECRKHKDLYLWMSKCPNGPSVKFLVNAVHTMEELKLTGNHLKGSRPLLTFSSNFDKDPHWKLLKEMITQIFGTPKEHRKSKPYHDHVFVFSIVDDHIWFRNYQISCPHTGADKIDRGGLEKMTLIEVGPRFCLNPIKIFGGSFGGPTLYENPFYVSPNQIRSLEKRQKAGKYAMKVKAKTRRKMHEMTNPLEADEFADMWKE, from the exons ATGGGAAAGAAGCGAAAGCACACTGAAGTTGAGGTCCCGGCGGCGAAGAAGGATGAAACGGCGCCGGAGAGACCTAAAAGGACTCTTCTTGGTTGGAAAGACAAGCCGGAAAACACACAAGGCTCTACAACCACTACAGGGTTTAGAAACAGAGAGAAAGTTCTTGTAACTTGCTCACGTCGCATCAATTACAG GTATCGGCATCTGATGTTGAATTTGGTATCAATTTTACCTCACTGCAAGAAAGATAACAAAGTTGAATCCAAGGCTACCAAAGGAGCAACCCTAAACGAGCTTGTTGAACTTAAGAGCTGTTCTTCTTGTCTCTTCTTTGAG TGCAGAAAACACAAAGATCTTTACTTGTGGATGTCCAAATGCCCCAATGGTCCATCTGTAAAGTTTTTAGTGAATGCAG TTCACACAATGGAAGAGTTAAAACTCACTGGAAACCATCTCAAAGGCTCCAGACCTCTTCTCACATTTTCATCAAACTTTGATAAAGACCCTCATTGGAAACTTTTGAAAGAAATGATCACACAA ATATTTGGAACTCCTAAAGAACACAGAAAGTCAAAGCCCTACCATGACCATGTCTTTGTGTTCTCAATTGTTGATGACCACATTTGGTTCCGAAATTACCAG ATATCATGTCCTCATACTGGAGCAGATAAAATCGATCGTGGAGGGTTGGAAAAGATGACACTAATTGAG GTTGGACCAAGGTTTTGTTTAAATCCAATAAAGATATTTGGTGGTAGTTTTGGAGGTCCAACTCTATATGAGAATCCATTCTATGTTTCACCAAATCAG ATACGATCTTTGGAGAAGAGACAGAAGGCTGGGAAGTATGCAATGAAGGTTAAGGCAAAGACAAGGAGAAAAATGCATGAGATGACAAATCCACTTGAGGCTGATGAGTTTGCAGACATGTGGAAGGAATGA